Within the Oncorhynchus kisutch isolate 150728-3 linkage group LG13, Okis_V2, whole genome shotgun sequence genome, the region ttttaaaggtctaTGATGCAAATCATTTTGGGAACCCCTGTTCTAATTCATTAGGCACCTATAAATTATATTGCTCAAAAATCTGTGTTATTTATTTAAAGGCATGGCTACTGGCATACACTAGAGCTAGTGATGTAACCATAGAattacacatacagttgaagtcggaagttcacatacaccttagccaaatacatttaaacttagttttttcaaattcctgacatttaatcctagtaaaaattacctTTCTTAGGtgaggtaggatcaccactttattttaagaatgtgaaatttcagaataatagtagagagaatgatttatttcagcttttatttctttcatcacattcccagtgggtcagaagtttacatacactcaattagaatttagtaggattgcctttaaattgtttaacttgggtcaaacatttcaggtagccttccacaaacttcccacaataagttgggtgaattttggcccattcctcctgacagagctggtgtaaaaagcgtgctcgcacacgctttttcagttctgcccacaaattgtctttgggattgaagtcagggctttgagatggccactccaataccttgactttcttgtccttaagccattttgccacaactttggaagtatgcttggggtcattgtccatttcgaagacccatttgtgaccaagctttaacttcaagactgatgtcttgagatgttgcttcaatatatccacatcattttttcctccaatcataacaatggtcattatggccaaacagttctatttttgtttcatcagaccagaggatatttctccaaaaagtatgatctttgtccccatgtgcagttgcaaaccgtagtctggcttttttatggccgttttggagcagtggcttcttccttgctgagcggcctttcaggttacatcgatataggactcgttttactgtgaaaatagatactttggtacctgtttcctccagcatcttcacaaggtcctttgctgttgttctgggattgatttgcacttttcgcaccaaagcacgttcatctctaggagacagaacgcgtctccttcctgagcggtatgacggctgcgtggtcctatggtgtttatacttgcttactattgtttgtaaagatgaacgtggtaccttcatgcatttggaaattgctcccaaggatgaaccagacttgtggagagcTGCAATTTTTTTCTTCTGAAGtcttgctgatttcttttgattttcccatgatgtcaagcaaagaggcactgagtttgaaggtaggccttcaaatacatacacaggtacacctccaattgactcactcACTCAAATTATGTccgttagcctatcagaagcttctaaagccatgacataattttccaagctgtttaaaggcacagtcaacttagtgtatgtaaacttctgacccactggaattgtgatacagtgaattataggttAAATAATCTGacagtaaacaattgttggaaaaattacttgtgttatgcacaaagtagatgtcctaaccgacttgccaaaattatagtttgttaacaagaaatgtatggagtggttgaaaaatgaggtttaatgactccaacctaagtgtatgtaaacttctgacttcaactgtatgattgAATTGAATAGGATCTATGTGCATGTAATGCTATATAAATCATTTAATCAGTGATAAATACTGCTTAAATAACAATCAATGGTAACACTCAATAAATGCACATGTAGCAATGCATAGGCTAAAAATAGCAATACAGAAGACTGTATTAAGTATATGTGTTAGTTACAAGCTAATAATAACAAATCAAACTCCCAAACCTAACAAATAGGTCCCAAAGCCAATGTATAATTGATCAGAAAATGTGGTCAGAGGATGTGACGCAATTTCGGTGCCTCCATAGGCATCCAGAGGCCAAATTAAGTTCCACCGATTGCGCCTCCCAAATGTTATAAGAATGTGGAGGGCAccgtatagctccgcattgacatgattggttgtcAATGCAACCTTTAATATTATAAATGCCTGTGCATGCGTTTCGgtgtttttaaacactttttttgttttttgctggaggtcctgtataaacacaaactcacttccttgacaaccaCCTTCAAAACAACTGCTCAACAGGCCCGTGTTGCTCCGCCATGCGCACTGTAAATGCTGCAGGGCCATCGGTTTTGACCATGCTGCCTACATTAATCCTGCAAAGGTCAGACATTGCACACACTAATATGCCTTTTTTCCCCCATATTTAAAGGCTCTGCATATGGTCATCCGTAATCTGAAGTGGCTGTACAGCATTTACTGCATGCAGCTTCTGCCGATCTCAGGGTTGGTTCTTGCTCTTAGCAGAGCAGAGCTATTGTGAAGGAAACTGTCAAGAAAGTGAGTTTGTGAATACAGGACGTACCGCCCCCACCTACTTTCAACTATTCAtgtcaatgtggagttatatggAGCCCCATTGTTAAACAATTTGAGGGGCGCATGGCGATGCGGTACGGAGatgatttggcctctgcatgcctccaGAGGCTCCGCGATTGAGTCACATCCTCCAAATGAAGCCTCCGACCGCATTCGCCGATCAAGCATAAATTGTATTTTAGCTTACATGTTCGCTAGAAGCACAACGCTACAAGATATAAACAGCATGTGAGAGTCCATTAACTACACAACTCACGTCTTCTCTTTAGTTGTCATAAAACGTTTAGGTATGGTGTTGAAATGGATGGGTTACAGGTCTGAAGGCCTTTTAGGTCGCAGCTGGGTCTCATTGGCTAGACCCttgttcaaatctcatcatggacaactttagcatttaggcaactttgcaactacttactacttttttagCTACTTTGTAACTACTTGGGATGTTAGCTAAAATATGCTGTCAATCTGATGTCAGTGATACGGCATCTGCAGAAGTCAAGGCATTCATACTTATTGGGCTTCGCGGAGCAGCACAGAGCTGTTGAGCAGAGATGTTGTGAAGGacgttgtcaaggaagtgagtttgtgtttatactggACCTCCCGTCCCCATCTACCGTCCATCAGTTATGTCAACGGGGAATATACAGAGTTCTCTGCATTGTTACACAATTTGGGAGGCTCACGGCGATGCGGTACAGAGCTAAATTTGGCCTCTGCGTCCCTCCGGAGGCTCCGCAATTGTGTCACACCCTCCATATGGAGCCTTCGACCACATTGACAGATCAAGCATGGACTTTTAATAAGtatttaacctaactcctacccCTAAATTTAACCCTACCCCTGACCCCTAGCCTAGCAAATGTTAGACACCTAGCTagtgttagccacaacaaattgaaATTCGTAACAatatgttttgcaaattcgtaacattgtacgaattgcaattcgtaacatatcatacgcaATGGATGATTaccatccacaaatgaatacatatcaTACGAAACATAACATCAAGAGTGTGTCGGATTTACATGTACTATATTATGTCTACCCCTTTGTGTCCAGGCTGTCATCAAGGTCGAGGTGGCTGGCCAGGTGTATGCCGACCTGGCCATACTCTTATTCGTAATTGACCCGTTTATAGTCGGATCTGATGATAgggagaaaaaagaaaaaaatcagGAAGTGTCTTAATATTCCTAAATAGATGTTGTCAAAATACTCGCTACCAGTTTATAGACTTTATAGAATTTGCAGCGGGCTGTGACTTAGTCAATAATACCCATCGGCAGTTCATATTTTTTTTGTTCTACTCTCTTCCAGCTTGTTGGATAGTTaggtattgtaatgaaacagcagggagcaggtctcgaaccgtCTACCTTCTAGCACGAGGTCGGGCGCGCTATCGAACGTGCCACAAAAACATGCTCGAacggcagagtcgatttccgcgcttataaacccagggtcgttacaatattaTCAAACATGTTCTCGTTATATCTGTGATGTTATTAGCTAACCAACAGTGTGCCAGCAGATTCACACAAAGTTTCGTATTGTTCTTCAAAGAAAATACCAATAGAAGTAGCTACGGTTTttatcaatgttttttttgttactaTTTAGCTAGTCACAGGTATTGTTTAGGTTAacatcattagctagctagctacacttaAGCTAACTAGCTGACGTTAGCTAGCTGTCATGTAACGTTAGATGAGGGCCATATTAATTAAggcagctactgtagctagcttctACACATATTTTGATAATACAACATTACTGGTAAAATGCTAATAACACAATTATTGATTAGTAAACACACAAAAGTACAGTACATCGGCTCTCACTTTTTAATGAAAATCAAACAAGTATTCTTAACTTTACAGGCAGCCTCTCCTGCCCTACACTTTCTTCAGAGTTTAAACTCAAAACTGGTTTTCAAACTCATTGTTGTAACCAATTGACTCATATTAGTTTTATTTGCACAAAACCCTGGTAGAGCATAGGGGAGGTTAGGCCTTGTGGTCTTCATGTTTCCTTATTGTTTTTGGGGCTTTTAATACACTGTTATTATCCCTTCCTTTATGTATGAGTCTTTTCCCATGTAGGCAGCTGAGATGCTCTCAGAAGGTGAGCTGAAGGACTTTGCCCAGGGCCAGTCCCTGTACCGTGTTCTCCAGCCCTGGTGGGATGTCTTCAGCCACTACCTATCCATCGTGATGTTCTCAATCGGAACCCTCGGAGGAACTCTGCAGGCAAGGAATTTTAACAGAACATTTTTCATTTGTGTTTTAATGCGATTTTCAATGTAATTCCATCTGTCTCCCAGTGTATAAGGCTTTAGTTCCAGGTTATTATGACGTTTCTGATGCTTCCTTATGTTTAAATGCCTTGCAGGTCACCCTCCGCAAGATCGTCTGCGTCCCCTGTCAGATGACATCAGATGACTTCTGTGTGGTTTTTAACCATAGAGGCACCACATTAAGGAATGCCACTACTGAAGCcagcttccctctcctccccaaggGCCTTTACAAGCTAGATCTTCAGCAGTATGCTTACGTTGACGCCGTGTGCTACGAAAAACAACTCCACTGGTTCGCCAAGTTCTTCCCTTACGTCGTGATGCTAGAGACTCTGGCTCTTGTGATTATAAGCAACTTGTGGTTCAAGTACCCTAGCACCAGCTCCAGACTCATGCACTTTGTCTCCATTCTACACAAATGCTGTGACTCTCCCTGGACCACCCGGGCCTTGTCTGAGACAGTGGCAGAGCAGGGTGGGGCCCAGCCCTCAATGAGCATGTGTAGTCCTGCTCTCCAGGCCTCTTCAACATCAGACTGTAGCAGCAGAAGGCCGATGGGGACAGAGTTTCTTAGCGTTTTAGACAAAAAGGAAGGTGAGCAGGCCAAAGCTATCTTTGAGAAGGTGAAGAAATTGAAAGTACACGTGGAGGACAAAGACATCATTTATCACTTGTATATGAGGCAGATAGTCACCAAGATTGTGTTTCTGCTGTTCACCTTGGCCTATATCCCTTACGCAGCCTCACATATCCTGTTTGACGTTGACTGTGTGGTAGATTCCCAAGCGCTGATGCCGTTTCAGCCCTTTCACTGTGTTCACTCACTGGCCACCATTTTCTGGCTCCTCTCCTTGGTTTACACAGTACTGATGGTCATTTACAGCGTGACTTGCTTCTACAGCTTCTGGTGGATGATGAGAAACTCTCTCAGGGAGTACTCCTTTGACTCAGTGAGGGAGGAGAGCAGCTTTAGCGACATCCCCGATGTCAAGAATGACTTCGccttcatcctccacctcctGGACCAGTATAACCCTCTGTTCTCTAAACGCTTTGCAGTCTTCCTCTCAGAGGTCAGTGAGAAGAAACTGAGGCAGCTCAACCTGAACTACATGTGGCCTTTGGAGAAGCTGACCCAGAAGGTGATGCGTAACGCTCAGGACCAGATAGAGCTCCATCTCATGCTCCTCAGCGGCATCCCAGAGGCCGTGTTCGATATCAGGGAGCTAGAGGTGCTCAAGCTGCAGCTGATACCGGATCCTAGGCTCACGCAGAAGCTTACGCAGCTTGGGAACCTGAGAGAGATCTGGCTGGATCATTCTCCTGCCACCGTAGACCTCATGGCTCTGGGGTTTCTCTCTGAGAACCTGAGGATCCTGAGGATGAAGTTCACAGAGGTGGAACAGGCTCCCTGGTGGGTGTTCAGTTTGCGTAACCTGACTGAGCTCTATCTGTATGGAAATATGTTCAATCAGGACAACACGACGTTCGTCAACAGCCTACCCAAGCTCAAGAATCTGAAGGTGTTATTCATCAAGTGCACCATCACCGCCATGCCGAAAGTCATTACCAACTCAATACCCTCGATACAGAAGCTTTCCGTCGACAACGAAGGCACCCAACTCTCTGTCCTGCAGAGTCTGAAAATGATGTCACAGCTCACCTGCTTGGAGCTACCGAACTGTGATCTCCAGCGGATACCGAGTCCTATCTTCAGCCTGAAGAAcctgcaagaaatagacctcaaAGGGAACAACCTCAAAACCATCGAGGAGATCATCAGTTTCCAGCACCTTCCCAAGCTCTCTGTCCTGAAGCTGAAGTACAACAGTATCACTTACATCCCTGTCCACGTCGGCGTGCTGGGCAACCTGGAGCAGCTTCATCTGGGTCATAACCTCATCAGTTGCACGCCACCGCAGCTGTTCCTGTGCAGCAGACTCTATCTGCTAGACCTCAGTCACAACAAGCTGTCTGCCATTCCTATTGAAATACAGGAACTGAAGAGACTGCAGCTCCTCAATGTGTCTAACAATAATGTATGAATATGATATATGATTAAGATTACGCATTTCATGTGTTCATTCATTAAtcaagttttttgggggggaacttTCTTTTTATACTGACGCGTGGACATCATTGTAGTTGTGTAGGCTATTTGATTGTGTTAACTTAACCCACAACCCTAAAAGATTTATAAAGCAAGTGTAAAAACCTAGTGTTAAATCATTGTATTGAGAGAAAGGTAATAtatgggacggcagggtagcctagtggttagagcgttggactagtaaccgaaaggttgcaagttcgaatctctgagctgaggaggtacaaatctgtcgttctgcccctgaacaggcagttaacccactgttcttaggttgtcattgaaaataagaatttgttcttaactgacttgcctagtaaaattaaaatataggtacgattttttttttgttgagagACATCAGAACGACAGGCTGAATTACAACTTTATAATCAGAATCTATTTGTTTTTATCTCTTATACCTCAGATTGACCATCTCCCAGAAGGTATGTTCCAGTGTAAGACCCTCCAGTCCCTACTGCTAGGTCACAACAACCTGTCAGTGGTCCCCCACCAGGTAAGTGAGCAGAGTTGGGGTCAATTctatttcaattcaggaagtcaaCTGAAATTCAGATTTTCTTCCATGGTTTTCTATAGGACAGATTTAGGCCCAATACATGGTTGGACAGTAGGTGGCAGGGACTGTGAATAATTATgtatgcggcagggtagcctagtggttagatcattggactagtaaccgaaaggttgcaagttcaaatccccgagctgacaaggtacaaaatctgtcgttctgccccttaacaggcagttaacctgctgATTTCACTAAATGAATTTCCATATACAGGGACAATAAAGTATATCGTATTGTATTGTTCCTGAATTGAATAGCCTTAGTGcaagtctgtttgtgctatcatgccaaCACCTTGTCACTCATTCCAGTGAAAAGGAGTTGACTTGATAACACAAATAATTCTGGGAAAGGCTTCTGAAGTGAAATGGAATTGATCTCAACCGTGCAGGTGGGTGAGCTGACCAACCTGGTGGTGTTGGACCTGAGGGGGAACCAGCTGGAGAGCCTTCCTGCCGAGCTGGCGGAGTGCCACAGCCTGATGCCTAGTGGACTGCTGGTAGAGGAGGGGCTGCTCAACTCTCTGCCCCCCAGTGTCAAGGAGGGCTTCCAGAGGCCTGATAAGGAGTACCTGGGGAAAATAGAGGCTGAAGGAGTGGGGAATGCTCTCACCTGTAACCCCATTATCTGTAATACAGCAGGACATGGAGATACGGCCTGCAGCGTGATATACTCCATGTGATGGGGCTATTCCAAATGAACATCTTAGCTCAGTGGCTTTAAACCTGGTGTATTAGTAGGCCTATGTGGTTTACCTGGCCTAGCCACAGGGGAcacttatttaacctttatttgatctgggagtcatactgagactaaggtctcttttacagatgagccctgaattacaaaaataacagaaaatacacacattaaaatataaatacaaagtGCAATCAGAAAGAACAACGgtcaaaaaacaaacacattcatcagtagtgaGGTCCTCAATCAATTTTCTGAGTTACCTTAGAAGCACCGAAACATCACATTTTGAAGATTGCTCAACAAAAAAGGTGCGAGaaaactaaaagctgatttacctaactcagtagaaaccaaaggaatttccagagttaATCAtccctgagaggggggggggggggggggtggtagctCATAAGTCTAAAGGTTAGTAATGATGTTAGGTACAGTGATTGTTtttgtaaaagggctttataaacgAAAACCTAGCAATGTATCAATCTACTTGACATCAAAGTCCATGCAGTGATGAGTACGAAAACTGTCTATACGTTTGAAGGCTCATAAGAGCAAAGGACGAATCGACTAGGTTAAGTACTAGTAAACGGGAAAATACTTACTTTTATAACAGTAATGTAATATGACGGTTCCAAATGAACACTCCCATGTTCCAATCCACTCTGTTGCTGCCAAGTACAACATAACAGTCATTGTTGACAGTGGACCACTGACAAGTTctgtttgataaaaaaaaaaaaaactgagctCCTGTTTGGGCATTTCATATAACATGACCATTTGTTTTTATAATGATGATTACCGTGGTTTAGCCTGTGTGTTCAGACTAGTCACATAACTGTGGTCACTTAGTGTTACTCGTGTCACATACAAATAAAAGCCATGACACTGTTTTTGAAAGACTGGGCAAGTCTATCAGCCCATATccacaagtcagttaagaacaaattcttatgtacaatgacagcctaccaaaaggcctgcggggacgggggctgtgattaaaaataaaaaaatatatataaatataggacaaattacacatcacgacaagagagacaccacaacactacatacataATGAGAGACATAAGAGaacaacacagcaaggcagcaacacatgacaacacggcATGGTAGCAGGACTAAACATGACAACACGGCATGGTAGCAGGACTAAACATGACAACACGGCATGGTAGCAGGACTAAACATGACAACacggcatggtagcaacacaacatgacaacacggcATGGTAGCAGGATTAAACATGATACaaacattgggcacagacaacagcacaaagggcaagaaggtagagacaactgcacaaagggcaagaaggtagagacaacagcacaaagggcaagaaggtagagacaactgcacaaagggcaagaaggtagagacaacagcacaaagggcaagaaggtagagacaacagcacaaagggcaagaaggtagagacaacagcacaaagggcaagaaggtagagacaacagcacaaagggcaagaaggtagagacaacagcacaaagggcaagaaggtagagacaacagcacaaagggcaagaaggtagagacaacagcacaaagggcaagaaggtagagacaacagcacaaagggcaagaaggtagagacaacagcacaaagggcaagaaggtagagacaacagcacaaagggcaagaaggtagagacaacagcacaaagggcaagaaggtagagacaactgcacaaagggcaagaaggtagagacaacagcacaaagggcaagaaggtagagacaacagcacaaagggcaagaaggtagagacaacagcacaaagggccagaaggtagagacaacagcacaaagggcaagaaggtagagacaactgcacaaagggcaagaaggtagagacaacagcacaaagggcaagaaggtagagacaactgcacaaagggcaagaaggtagagacaacagcacaaagggcaagaaggtagagacaactgcacaaagggcaagaaggtagagacaactgcacaaagggcaagaaggtagagacaacagcacaaagggcaagaaggtagagacaacagcacaaagggcaagaaggtagagacaacagcacaaagggcaagaaggtagagacaacagcacaaagggcaagaaagtagagacaacagcacaaagggcaagaaggtagagacaacagcacaaagggcaagaaggtagagacaacagcacaaagggcaagaaggtagagacaacagcacaaagggcaagaaggtagagacaacagcacaaagggcaagaaggtagagacaacaatacatcacgcaaagcagccacaactgtcagtaagtatGTCCATGACTTGAGtcattgaatgaagagattgagataaaactgtccagtttgagtgtttgttgcagctcgttcctgtcgctagctgcagcgaactgaaaacaCGAACGACCCAtgaatgtgtgtgctttggggacctttaaggTGGGAGATCTCTCCACGGTTCTGGATGGCCACCATGTCAGTGTAGTGCTCCGTGCACCACTTTCTAGCAGTGTCCCAGTTCATAGTTTTGTTGGAGTGATGGTAGGACCAGCCCTCTACTCTAGTGCACATGGTGACAACTGAGGAATGACAAAAAGGTCAAtattgacatacagtacatgaatgACTTTACATGAGTGGGATTTTAGAAATGCATAGATCTATTGAAATGTGTTTCTTACTTGAGTACAGGAGGATGAGGGTGATCCATGAGCTGAGGCTTCTGGTTTGCTGTGATGCAGAGCAGAAGTCC harbors:
- the LOC109879563 gene encoding volume-regulated anion channel subunit LRRC8B — protein: MLSEGELKDFAQGQSLYRVLQPWWDVFSHYLSIVMFSIGTLGGTLQVTLRKIVCVPCQMTSDDFCVVFNHRGTTLRNATTEASFPLLPKGLYKLDLQQYAYVDAVCYEKQLHWFAKFFPYVVMLETLALVIISNLWFKYPSTSSRLMHFVSILHKCCDSPWTTRALSETVAEQGGAQPSMSMCSPALQASSTSDCSSRRPMGTEFLSVLDKKEGEQAKAIFEKVKKLKVHVEDKDIIYHLYMRQIVTKIVFLLFTLAYIPYAASHILFDVDCVVDSQALMPFQPFHCVHSLATIFWLLSLVYTVLMVIYSVTCFYSFWWMMRNSLREYSFDSVREESSFSDIPDVKNDFAFILHLLDQYNPLFSKRFAVFLSEVSEKKLRQLNLNYMWPLEKLTQKVMRNAQDQIELHLMLLSGIPEAVFDIRELEVLKLQLIPDPRLTQKLTQLGNLREIWLDHSPATVDLMALGFLSENLRILRMKFTEVEQAPWWVFSLRNLTELYLYGNMFNQDNTTFVNSLPKLKNLKVLFIKCTITAMPKVITNSIPSIQKLSVDNEGTQLSVLQSLKMMSQLTCLELPNCDLQRIPSPIFSLKNLQEIDLKGNNLKTIEEIISFQHLPKLSVLKLKYNSITYIPVHVGVLGNLEQLHLGHNLISCTPPQLFLCSRLYLLDLSHNKLSAIPIEIQELKRLQLLNVSNNNIDHLPEGMFQCKTLQSLLLGHNNLSVVPHQVGELTNLVVLDLRGNQLESLPAELAECHSLMPSGLLVEEGLLNSLPPSVKEGFQRPDKEYLGKIEAEGVGNALTCNPIICNTAGHGDTACSVIYSM